A window of Streptomyces gilvosporeus contains these coding sequences:
- a CDS encoding YveK family protein has translation MSDDTIRLVTLGRIFRRRWRLLAVLTVVGALVGYGTSVLFPPSYTTSASVLLPGQWEERELLTQVDIATSSSVVDRAAAKLGWRDVSADELRDRVSAQAADGNIITISGTADTPARAQQLADQVARQFVGFAARIAGAGTDSDAATGTEALRQKVVETNRRITDLANAAEPGRTVEGVQARTALENLRTSLEQAMTKLDEANPAPDKAGMVVMGAAARPTGEAPPTRMQLIAAGALLFFLLAVIGCLVAARMNRRLRTEPEIAAALGSVPLGTVDVPDERPAHRPASRGPRARIRRLLGVDTRWDLPTPQRSGDEAGRRIRYRRVCARLRDQLTSPRRLLVVVPDGDEIARRAAVQLVAEARSDLLLRVVEVSVVRPMVPDRDTESGAVVVLSAGGWTAEELAGLAEACADGRHEVVGFVVAGPVRARPARSVGDPPDNATPALAVRGHATGGSV, from the coding sequence TTGAGCGACGACACGATCCGCCTGGTCACCCTCGGGCGGATATTTCGCAGGCGATGGCGGCTGCTGGCCGTCCTCACCGTGGTGGGCGCGCTCGTCGGCTACGGCACCTCGGTGCTGTTTCCGCCGAGCTACACGACGTCGGCATCGGTACTGCTGCCGGGGCAGTGGGAAGAGCGCGAGCTGCTGACCCAGGTGGACATCGCCACCAGTTCGTCCGTGGTCGACCGCGCGGCCGCCAAGCTCGGCTGGCGGGACGTCAGCGCCGACGAGCTGCGGGATCGGGTGAGCGCTCAGGCCGCCGACGGGAACATCATCACGATCTCGGGTACGGCCGACACCCCGGCGCGCGCGCAGCAACTCGCCGACCAGGTGGCCCGGCAATTCGTCGGATTCGCCGCACGGATCGCGGGCGCCGGCACCGACTCCGACGCGGCTACCGGGACCGAGGCGCTGCGGCAGAAGGTGGTGGAGACCAACCGCCGCATCACGGATCTCGCCAACGCGGCCGAACCGGGGCGGACCGTGGAAGGCGTGCAGGCCCGCACCGCGCTCGAGAATCTGCGCACCTCCCTGGAACAGGCCATGACCAAGCTGGACGAGGCCAACCCGGCTCCCGACAAGGCGGGCATGGTCGTCATGGGGGCGGCGGCCCGGCCGACCGGCGAGGCGCCGCCGACGAGGATGCAGCTCATCGCGGCCGGTGCGCTGCTGTTCTTCCTGCTCGCGGTCATCGGCTGCCTCGTAGCCGCGCGGATGAATCGCCGGCTGCGCACCGAACCGGAGATCGCCGCGGCGCTGGGCTCGGTGCCGCTGGGCACCGTCGACGTACCCGATGAACGGCCCGCGCACCGGCCGGCAAGCCGTGGCCCGCGGGCCCGGATCCGCCGACTCCTCGGCGTCGACACCCGTTGGGACCTACCGACCCCGCAGAGGTCCGGCGACGAGGCCGGCAGGCGGATCCGCTACCGACGGGTGTGCGCGCGCCTTCGGGACCAACTGACCTCCCCCCGGCGGCTGTTGGTGGTGGTCCCGGACGGCGACGAGATCGCCCGCCGGGCCGCCGTACAGCTCGTCGCCGAGGCCAGGAGCGATCTGCTGCTGCGGGTCGTGGAGGTTTCGGTGGTCCGGCCGATGGTGCCGGACCGTGACACCGAGTCCGGTGCCGTGGTCGTCCTCAGCGCGGGCGGCTGGACCGCGGAGGAGCTCGCCGGCCTCGCCGAGGCGTGTGCGGACGGCAGGCACGAGGTCGTCGGCTTCGTCGTCGCCGGCCCGGTCCGGGCCCGTCCGGCGCGGTCCGTCGGCGATCCTCCGGACAACGCCACTCCGGCCCTCGCGGTTCGCGGCCACGCGACGGGAGGTTCGGTGTGA
- a CDS encoding Wzz/FepE/Etk N-terminal domain-containing protein: MTTSTTAAPPAAAPLLDLQGLVVAVRRRRRLWGSLTLLGLLVGVAVAVLLPPAPSATTKVLVAHQEDQPNDTGTLMRTDVAVLGTSRIAGQALRTLKSPEKPEDFMREYLGTGLTNNLLQIDVTGDSDADAVARAKALADAFVADHVRRMRETADADAKALIDRRDSMRGELAAVNKTIGDRSPGNDPKASASLESLFARRAELNSRIADYDQRAEDARLGTPRIITGTQIVDAPSAVHHSLPKTAATDAAIGLVLGLVLGLALAAVGVVVADRPVLRRDIAANLGASVIAELPRRSAGRWRRRRIRAARERLTASLARTVRDSAEPVSLLELGCARSTAEIALNVGRALMVEGPMVVIDGLPGPQLAGRRPQPGDPTVVGGERAAAVPDDGRRLGVGSVAPGTAWTDLQYLGTQTVLVVRAGHGSAAWLHTVARQLADQHIPVIGVVLIDPDPRDRTDGTLWDGLHIALRGHGERSARQKGGSSPPATAGGTPTHAVQAVGEGRRRTERLPMWAAQVPDSDQEAQ, translated from the coding sequence GTGACGACGAGCACGACCGCGGCGCCGCCGGCCGCCGCTCCGCTGCTTGACCTGCAAGGACTGGTGGTGGCGGTGCGCAGGCGCCGCCGACTCTGGGGCTCCCTGACGCTCCTGGGGCTGCTGGTCGGCGTGGCGGTGGCGGTCCTGCTGCCGCCGGCGCCGAGCGCGACGACCAAGGTGCTGGTCGCGCATCAGGAGGACCAGCCGAACGACACCGGAACGCTGATGCGCACCGACGTCGCGGTGCTGGGGACCTCGCGGATCGCCGGCCAGGCCCTTCGGACCCTCAAGTCCCCGGAGAAACCGGAAGACTTCATGCGGGAGTACCTGGGTACCGGCCTGACCAACAACCTGCTGCAGATCGATGTGACAGGTGACAGCGACGCGGACGCGGTCGCCCGGGCCAAGGCGCTGGCCGATGCGTTCGTCGCGGACCATGTGCGGCGGATGCGGGAGACCGCGGACGCCGACGCCAAGGCCCTGATCGACCGGCGCGACAGCATGCGGGGCGAACTCGCCGCGGTCAACAAGACGATCGGAGACCGGTCGCCGGGGAACGACCCGAAAGCGTCGGCGAGCCTGGAGTCGCTCTTCGCCCGCCGGGCCGAGCTCAACTCGCGGATCGCCGATTACGACCAGCGCGCCGAGGATGCGCGCCTCGGCACGCCCCGGATCATCACCGGCACGCAGATCGTGGACGCCCCGAGCGCGGTGCACCACTCCCTGCCCAAGACTGCCGCCACCGACGCCGCGATCGGGCTCGTCCTCGGGCTCGTCCTCGGGCTCGCGCTGGCCGCGGTCGGCGTGGTGGTGGCGGACCGCCCGGTGTTGCGCCGGGACATCGCGGCGAACCTGGGCGCCTCGGTCATCGCGGAGCTGCCCCGCCGGTCGGCCGGGCGGTGGCGGCGCCGACGGATCCGGGCGGCACGCGAACGGCTCACCGCGTCCCTGGCGCGCACCGTGCGCGACTCCGCGGAACCGGTGTCGCTGCTGGAACTGGGCTGTGCGCGCAGCACGGCCGAGATCGCCCTGAACGTCGGCAGGGCGCTGATGGTGGAGGGGCCCATGGTCGTCATCGACGGTCTGCCCGGCCCGCAGCTCGCAGGCCGCCGCCCGCAGCCGGGAGACCCGACCGTGGTCGGCGGCGAGCGTGCCGCCGCCGTGCCGGACGACGGGCGCCGGCTCGGCGTCGGCTCGGTCGCGCCCGGCACGGCGTGGACCGACCTCCAGTACCTCGGCACCCAGACCGTGCTCGTCGTGCGTGCCGGGCACGGCAGCGCCGCATGGCTGCACACCGTGGCGCGGCAACTCGCCGACCAGCACATTCCGGTGATCGGTGTGGTGCTGATCGACCCCGATCCGCGGGACCGGACCGACGGCACGCTGTGGGACGGGCTGCACATCGCGCTGCGGGGCCATGGCGAACGGTCGGCCCGGCAGAAGGGTGGGAGTAGTCCCCCAGCTACCGCTGGGGGCACCCCCACCCACGCCGTTCAGGCAGTGGGGGAGGGCCGGCGGCGGACGGAGCGGTTGCCCATGTGGGCCGCACAGGTCCCGGACAGCGATCAGGAGGCGCAGTAG